In Bacteroides cellulosilyticus, the genomic stretch CTATGATATGAACTGGTTGTTCTTCTGCGGATGGATGTTCCTGTTCTGTATCATTGTAGTGATAGTAGTCAGTCTGGCAACGAAAGCACCGTCTGAAGAAAAGATACAAGGATTGGTATTCGGTACCTCTACCCCGGCACAATTGGCAGAGACACGCGCCAGCTGGAATCATTGGGATATTATCCATACGGTTATTATCCTGGGTATCACTGCCGCTTTCTATATCTATTTCTGGTAAAATAGCGACGAGCTACAAGCTACAGGCGACGAGTGCCATCCGGCATGATAGCGTAGCCACTTGTAGCTTGTAGCCTGTAGCTCGTAACTAAACATATATGATGAATAACTATTATAGTTCAAATCCGACCTTTTACGTTGGTATCGACTGCATCATCTTCGGTTTCAACGAAGGAGAACTGAGCCTGTTATTGCTGAAACGAAACTTTCAGCCGGCAATGGGTGAATGGTCTCTGATGGGTGGATTCGTGCAACAAGGTGAAAGTGTGGATAATGCTGCCAAACGTGTACTGGCGGAACTCACCGGCTTGGAAAATGTATATATGGAGCAAGTAGGGTCGTTCGGCGAAGTGGAACGTGATCCGGGAGAACGGGTTATCTCTGTTGCTTACTATGCATTGATCAACATCAACGAGTACGACCGCGAACTGGTGCACCAGCATAATGCCTACTGGGTAAACATCAATGAATTACCGCCTTTGATCTTCGACCATCCGCAAATGGTGAAACAAGCACGGGAATTAATGCAACAAAAAGCATCAACAGAGCCTATCGGCTTCAACCTGTTACCGAAGTTATTCACGCTGTCTCAACTGCAAAGCCTCTACGAAGCTATTTACGGCGAACAGATAGACAAGCGTAACTTCCGTAAACGGATAGCCGAAATGGACTACATTGAAAAAACAGATAAGATTGATAAAACAGGTTCCAAACGCGGAGCTGCCTTATACAAATTCAATGAAAAGGCATACCGCAAGGCACCGATTTTTAAACTGTGATAGAGTGATAATGTGATAGAGCGATATCGCCTTTATCACCCTATCACATTAACACCTTATCGCATTAACAAATGAAATTATGCTGGAAGAACTGAAAGAAAAGGTATTCCATGCCAACCTTGAACTGGTGAAGCA encodes the following:
- a CDS encoding NUDIX hydrolase — encoded protein: MNNYYSSNPTFYVGIDCIIFGFNEGELSLLLLKRNFQPAMGEWSLMGGFVQQGESVDNAAKRVLAELTGLENVYMEQVGSFGEVERDPGERVISVAYYALININEYDRELVHQHNAYWVNINELPPLIFDHPQMVKQARELMQQKASTEPIGFNLLPKLFTLSQLQSLYEAIYGEQIDKRNFRKRIAEMDYIEKTDKIDKTGSKRGAALYKFNEKAYRKAPIFKL